The following coding sequences are from one Humulus lupulus chromosome X, drHumLupu1.1, whole genome shotgun sequence window:
- the LOC133804112 gene encoding probable F-actin-capping protein subunit beta yields the protein MEAAMGLMRRIPPKHTETALSALLSLLPQHSSDLLSQVDQPLQVLCDVDSGKEFILCEYNRDADSYRSPWSNKYHPSLEDGALPSAELRKLEIEANDIFTIYRDQYYEGGISSVYMWEDDNEGFVACFLIKKDGSKTGDGRRGYLQEGAWDAIHVIEVGPDEEGTAHYRLTSTVMLSLTTNNDASGTFSLSGSIRREMNMDLSIEEGHLCNMGRMIEEMESKLRNSLDQVYFGKTKEMVCTLRPPSEVVMRLPDQA from the exons atggaggCAGCAATGGGACTGATGAGGAGAATTCCTCCAAAGCACACTGAGACCGCTCTCTCTGCTCTTCTCTCTCTCTTACCCCAACACTCCTCCGATCTCCTCTCTCAAGTCGATCAGCCTCTCCAG GTCTTGTGTGATGTTGATTCTGGAAAGGAATTCATTTTGTGTGAATATAATCGAGATGCAGACTCTTATAG ATCACCATGGTCAAACAAGTACCATCCATCATTAGAGGATGGAGCCTTACCATCGGCAGAGTTGAGGAAACTTGAAATTGAAGCAAACGACATCTTTACCATTTATCGTGACCA GTATTATGAAGGTGGGATTTCATCAGTTTATATGTGGGAAGATGATAACGAAGGTTTTGTTGCCTGCTTTCTAATAAAGAAAG ATGGCTCAAAGACAGGGGATGGTAGGAGGGGTTATTTACAGGAAGGGGCATGGGATGCCATCCATGTTATTGAG GTGGGCCCGGACGAGGAAGGAACAGCTCATTACCGTCTAACCAGTACTGTCATGCTGTCTTTAACTACAAATAATGATGCGTCAGGAACATTCAGTTTGTCTGGATCGATTAGACGAGAG ATGAACATGGACCTTTCAATTGAAGAGGGCCATCTTTGTAACATGGGAAGAATGATAGAAGAAATGGAGAGTAAGCTTAGGAACTCACTTGATCAG GTTTATTTTGGAAAGACAAAAGAAATGGTTTGTACCTTGCGACCACCATCTGAAGTGGTGATGAGACTGCCTGACCAGGCATGA